Proteins from a genomic interval of Antedon mediterranea chromosome 5, ecAntMedi1.1, whole genome shotgun sequence:
- the LOC140050409 gene encoding uncharacterized protein isoform X1, translated as MGINNSVDTNLGKPGIFAEKLVVFHWFWPHDQSKSGRITDRVTPKEDALYLLANMNSINQTKCQTNQKDLEKTENWRLLNIKKSPTSDGVIFENRPKNSSLGMFCENASTIIYYGFCNFKIYNEIYFDIHFAVNSENKYIITIYIIIEINGIKIVIIIKIQMYSI; from the exons ATGGGGATTAACA actccgttgatacaaatttgggaaaacccggtattttcgctgaaaagttagtgGTCTTCCATtggttttggcctcacgatcaatcgaaaagtgggcgaattacag ACCGTGTAACACCAAAAGAAGATGCATTGTATTTGCTTGCAAATATGAATTCTATTAATCAAACTAAATGTCAAACAAACCAAAAAGATCTTGAAAAGACAGAAAATTGGCGGCTACTCAACATAAAAAAGTCACCAACATCTGAtg GAGTAATCTTTGAAAATAGACCTAAGAATTCCAGCTTGGGAATGTTTTGTGAAAATGCTTCCACTATAATATATTATGGGTTTtgtaactttaaaatatataatgaaatttaCTTTGATATACATTTTGCGGTAAAttcagaaaataaatatattatcaccatttatatcattattgaaataaatggaataaaaatagtcataattataaaaatacaaatgtattctatataa
- the LOC140050407 gene encoding uncharacterized protein produces MLKLFEETIMVAKKKFTSLKRKSQDIGEVDDDLFRCILYEYNIKHNLKQESLQDIHFYSGQDIGEVLKMLKLFEETIMVAKKKFTSLKRKSNIFDIGEVSTIFKLFEMKNDLINFSEMLYIIKKLNTSKTGKGNINTVKTATEKNHIVIIIYLYIDGVRIIIILKFFFNVY; encoded by the exons atgttaaaactatTTGAAGAGACAATTATGGTAGCAAAGAAAAAATTTACCAGTCTAAAACGCAAAA gtCAAGATATTGGTGAAGTAGATGATGATCTTTTTCGATGTATCTTATACGAAtataatattaaacacaatttaaaacaagaaaGTTTACaagatatacatttttattctg gtcAAGATATTGGTGaagtattaaaaatgttaaaactatTTGAAGAGACAATTATGGTAGCAAAGAAAAAATTTACCAGTCTAAAACGCAAAA gcaATATTTTTGATATTGGTGAAGTATCAACCATCTTTAAACTATTTGAAATGAAGAATGATCTCATCAATTTTTCTG AAATGCTGTACATCATTAAAAAACTCAACACCTCCAAGACAGgaaaaggaaacattaatacAGTTAAAACTGCAACAGAAAAAAACcacattgttataattatttaccTGTATATTGATGGTGTTcgcatcattattattttaaaatttttttttaatgtctatTAA
- the LOC140050409 gene encoding uncharacterized protein isoform X2: MGINNSVDTNLGKPGIFAEKLVVFHWFWPHDQSKSGRITDRVTPKEDALYLLANMNSINQTKCQTNQKDLEKTENWRLLNIKKSPTSDG, translated from the exons ATGGGGATTAACA actccgttgatacaaatttgggaaaacccggtattttcgctgaaaagttagtgGTCTTCCATtggttttggcctcacgatcaatcgaaaagtgggcgaattacag ACCGTGTAACACCAAAAGAAGATGCATTGTATTTGCTTGCAAATATGAATTCTATTAATCAAACTAAATGTCAAACAAACCAAAAAGATCTTGAAAAGACAGAAAATTGGCGGCTACTCAACATAAAAAAGTCACCAACATCTGAtggttag